One Setaria viridis chromosome 3, Setaria_viridis_v4.0, whole genome shotgun sequence DNA window includes the following coding sequences:
- the LOC117848258 gene encoding uncharacterized protein, which produces MASTKISLKLLVNNKTKKVLFAEAGKEFVDFVFSLLTLPIGAVAKLVSAGTMHGSVGRLYQSVEHIGASYLQPGTDRSDLLQPKVLHPDARELLLLQGGGGADGGGGGEPALARFRLYTCAGYCATATMEAKATCPQCKLVMSTEVAFVLPSSAAAAAGLSSSSEDSGGYVKGVVTYMVTDGLEVTPMSAISSITMINKFTAGKDVELAEKFVTVGTDEGLALLKAALRSDTVLSDVFLAKKK; this is translated from the exons ATGGCTTCCACCAAGATCTCCCTCAAGCTTCTGGTCAACAACAAGACGAAGAAAGTGCTGTTCGCGGAAGCAGGGAAGGAGTTCGTCGACTTCGTCTTCAGCCTCCTGACGCTCCCGATCGGGGCCGTGGCGAAGCTCGTCTCCGCCGGCACCATGCACGGCAGCGTGGGCCGCCTGTACCAGAGCGTGGAGCACATCGGCGCGTCCTACCTGCAGCCCGGCACCGACAGGTCCGACCTCCTCCAGCCCAAGGTGCTGCACCCGGACGCCcgcgagctgctgctgctccagggcggcggcggcgccgacggcggcggcggcggcgaaccggCGCTGGCCAGGTTCAGGCTGTACACGTGCGCCGGGTACTGCGCCACGGCGACCATGGAGGCGAAGGCCACGTGCCCGCAGTGCAAGCTTGTCATGTCCACGGAGGTGGCTTTCGTGCTGCCGTCGtccgccgctgcggcggcggggttgtCGTCGTCCTCGGAAGACAGCGGCGGGTACGTCAAGGGGGTGGTCACCTACATGGTGACTGACGGACTGGAGGTGACGCCCATGTCCGCCATCTCCAGCATCACGATGATCAACAAGTTCACCGCCGGCAAGGACGTCGAGCTCGCCGAGAAGTTCGTCACCGTCGGCACGGACGAG GGGCTGGCTCTTCTGAAGGCGGCGCTGCGTTCGGACACGGTGCTCTCCGACGTCTTCCTGGCCAAGAAGAAGTGA
- the LOC117848184 gene encoding uncharacterized protein has product MWARTRSPMRSHLVSETDHPAFKYSRPRRVAPTRVTTPTNSPSRPDLPLSPTLRGEEEPKSPTGSPSPPARSRPRGDKRGRKRSARAPGQARVPVAPPGSGRDRQRSMDVFNGVRFVRLRCCARRGKYLAADVDGLNVCLSGQRGVHNVVWAVHHAAGPDGGPCVLLRGAYGRYLLATSVQAGTGPSHGVLTTQDDLAHTPPPPGMLWQAIPRRSTFVMRSGTGRYLRANGRYLRWRRAVTSAGDNGSTMMQWDIENVPIRMTRPCILDPTYQLTHARRRPLTESEVARQIRFVRGETNGAVNEGAWRTMRLNTHNLMQLRLTLACRLGASRDVTRTTLCIRAGRFGHLTPLLVDLPIGNNRIDIVILNHGTQADNDLRYPDLSAPSIE; this is encoded by the exons ATGTGGGCCCGCACCCGTTCTCCTATGCGATCCCACCTTGTCAGCGAGACCGACCACCCGGCCTTCAAATACTCGCGCCCTCGGCGCGTGGCGCCAACCCGGGTAACCACCCCAACGAACTCACCCTCCCGACCCGACCTCCCCCTGTCCCCCACTctgcgcggcgaggaggaacCCAAGAGCCCGACGGGTTCTCCCTCTCCCCCCGCACGATCGCGGCCGCGAGGAGACAAGAGAGGGAGGAAGCGTAGCGCGAGAGCCCCCGGGCAGGCGCGCGTGCCGGTCGCGCCTCCCGGATCGGGGCGCGATCGACAGCGATCCATGGACGTGTTCAACGGGGTGCGCTTCGTGCGGCTGCGGTGCTGCGCGCGGCGCGGCAAGTacctcgccgccgacgtcgacggTCTCAACGTCTGCCTCTCCGGCCAGCGCGGCGTGCACAACGTGGTGTGGGCGGTCCACCACGCGGCGGGGCCCGACGGCGGGCCCTgcgtcctcctccgcggcgcctacggccggtACCTCCTCGCCACCAGCGTGCAGGCCGGGACGGGCCCCTCCCACGGCGTCCTCACCACGCAGGACGACCTCGCccacaccccgccgccgcccgggatGCTGTGGCAGGCGATCCCCAGGCGGAGCACCTTCGTCATGCGGAGCGGCACGGGCCGCTACCTCCGCGCCAACGGCCGATACCTCCGGTGGCGCAGGGCCGTCACCTCCGCCGGGGACAATGGCAGCACCATGATGCAGTGGGACATCGAGAACGTCCCCATCAGGATGACGCGGCCCTGCATCCTTGATCCGACCTACCAG CTGACGCACGCGCGCCGGCGTCCGCTGACGGAGAGCGAGGTGGCTCGGCAGATCCGGTTCGTCCGCGGCGAGACCAACGGGGCCGTCAACGAGGGAGCCTGGAGGACGATGCGGCTCAACACCCACAACCTGATGCAGCTGCGGCTCACGCTGGCGTGCCGCCTGGGCGCCAGCAGGGACGTCACCCGCACCACCCTCTGCATCCGGGCCGGCCGCTTCGGGCACCTCACTCCTCTGCTCGTCGACCTGCCCATCGGAAACAACCGCATCGACATTGTCATCCTCAACCACGGCACGCAAG CGGACAATGATTTGCGGTACCCAGATTTGAGTGCTCCGTCCATAGAATAG